One window from the genome of Magnolia sinica isolate HGM2019 chromosome 4, MsV1, whole genome shotgun sequence encodes:
- the LOC131244640 gene encoding L-type lectin-domain containing receptor kinase IV.1-like, whose translation MFSKLLMLFLLMRIAASEGDDDFIYNGFHRSDNMSLDSAAEITSNGLLQLTNSAHQKGLAFYPIPLHFKTSRGESQSFSTNFVFAIMPTYPNVTSYGAAFVISPSKDFPGAQPSEYMGIFNPKNISNPSNHIAAIEFDTVGDPQFHDIDGNHVGVDINDLVSIRSAPAAYYSNISGRFKNISLTSGEPMHVWVEYNGAQNQLNVTLSPIKLPKPDRPLLSLMVNLSSIVLDDAYIGFSSSTRAASVSHYILGWSFKMNGQAQALDLLHLPKLPRIGPKKKSEFLTIGLPIIVLISTLAIISAVGLIIRRKIKFAEVLEDWEREYGTHRFSYKDLFMATKGFTDRELLGVGGFGRVYRGVLLTSKIEVAVKRVSHDSRQGIREFISEIMSLGHLRHRNLVQLLGYCRRKKELLLVYDYMPNGSLDKLLFDNPNSMLGWSGRFRVIKGVASGLLYLHEEWEQVVLHRDIKASNVLLDSEMNGRLGDFGLARLYDHGTDPQTTRMVGTFGYLAPELTRTGKATTSTDVFAFGAFMLEVACGRGPIDSSLPGDEEILVEWVAGCWRRGTILAAADPKLVLDYAVEEMDLVLKLGLLCSHPLSAERPSMRQVMQFLDGDAPLPDLSSDDLGAAILEVGHYEGFDDLHLSYPSSLEQGFASTRSIQESVLSGGR comes from the coding sequence ATGTTTTCTAAGCTCCTAATGTTGTTTCTCCTTATGAGAATTGCTGCTTCCGAAGGCGACGACGATTTCATTTACAACGGATTCCACCGCAGCGATAACATGAGCCTGGACAGTGCGGCGGAGATCACATCTAATGGCCTCCTGCAGCTCACTAATTCCGCACATCAAAAAGGTCTTGCCTTCTAccccattccccttcacttcaaaacttcACGGGGTGAGAGTCAATCCTTCTCTACCAATTTCGTCTTTGCGATCATGCCCACGTATCCAAATGTCACTAGCTATGGGGCCGCCTTCGTGATCTCACCTTCAAAAGATTTCCCAGGAGCTCAACCGAGCGAATACATGGGCATCTTCAATCCGAAGAACATCAGCAATCCATCAAATCACATAGCTGCCATCGAGTTCGACACGGTCGGTGATCCACAATTCCATGATATCGATGGCAACCACGTCGGAGTGGACATCAATGACTTAGTTTCTATCAGGTCCGCACCTGCGGCTTACTATAGTAATATAAGCGGCAGGTTTAAGAATATAAGCCTTACAAGCGGAGAACCGATGCATGTTTGGGTAGAATACAATGGTGCCCAAAACCAACTTAATGTAACATTATCTCCTATCAAATTACCTAAACCTGATCGTCCGCTCTTGTCTTTGATGGTGAATCTTTCATCGATCGTGTTAGACGACGCATATATTGGGTTCTCTTCATCGACCAGGGCTGCTTCAGTATCTCATTACATCTTGGGCTGGAGCTTTAAGATGAACGGTCAGGCTCAGGCCCTTGATCTCTTGCACCTTCCTAAGCTTCCACGGATAGGACCCAAAAAGAAATCAGAGTTTTTAACAATTGGGTTACCCATAATTGTGCTAATTTCCACATTAGCAATCATCTCGGCTGTTGGTCTCATCATAAGAAGGAAGATCAAGTTCGCTGAAGTACTAGAGGACTGGGAACGTGAATATGGGACCCATCGGTTCTCATACAAGGATCTATTCATGGCCACTAAGGGTTTCACAGACAGAGAGCTCTTGGGGGTCGGAGGTTTTGGGAGGGTTTACCGAGGAGTTTTATTGACCTCAAAGATCGAAGTGGCTGTGAAGAGAGTCTCTCATGATTCTCGACAAGGGATACGGGAATTCATATCCGAGATCATGAGCCTGGGTCACCTCCGTCACCGGAACTTGGTGCAACTTCTCGGTTACTGCCGGCGAAAGAAAGAGCTACTACTGGTCTACGATTACATGCCCAATGGAAGTCTGGACAAGCTCCTCTTTGACAATCCAAATTCAATGCTGGGCTGGAGTGGACGGTTCCGGGTAATCAAAGGAGTAGCTTCAGGGCTTCTCTACTTGCATGAGGAATGGGAGCAGGTGGTCCTTCACAGAGACATCAAAGCGAGCAATGTTTTATTAGATAGTGAGATGAACGGTAGATTAGGCGACTTTGGCCTTGCCAGATTGTACGATCATGGGACTGATCCACAGACGACTCGCATGGTGGGGACCTTCGGATATCTTGCACCGGAGCTGACTAGGACCGGCAAGGCCACCACAAGCACTGACGTGTTCGCATTCGGAGCTTTCATGCTCGAAGTTGCTTGTGGGAGGGGGCCCATCGATTCCTCATTACCAGGAGATGAGGAGATCTTGGTCGAATGGGTGGCGGGATGCTGGAGGAGAGGGACAATACTGGCGGCGGCGGATCCGAAACTGGTACTTGACTATGCGGTGGAGGAGATGGATTTAGTGCTGAAGCTTGGATTGCTTTGTTCGCATCCGTTGTCGGCTGAGAGGCCGAGCATGCGGCAGGTAATGCAGTTTTTGGACGGCGATGCACCTTTACCTGATCTCTCATCCGATGATTTGGGTGCGGCGATACTGGAGGTGGGCCATTATGAAGGCTTCGATGATCTGCACTTATCATATCCTTCTTCTTTGGAACAGGGTTTTGCAAGCACAAGATCGATCCAAGAATCGGTCCTCTCCGGTGGCCGTTGA